The following are encoded in a window of Paraburkholderia sp. HP33-1 genomic DNA:
- the trpE gene encoding anthranilate synthase component I: protein MTELEFQSLANEGFNRIPLIAEALADLETPLSLYLKLAQSERNGANSFLLESVVGGERFGRYSFIGLPARTLVRTRNGVSEVVRDGKVVETHDGDPLAFIQQFQARFKVAQRPGLPRFTGGLAGYFGYDAVRYIEKKLAYSAPKDDLNLPDIQLLLTEEVAVIDNLAGKLYLVVYADPTQAEAYTKAKQRLRELRQRLHATVEPPVVSASVRTEIYREFAKDDYLTAVRKAKEYIAAGELMQVQVGQRLTKPYRDNPLSLYRALRSLNPSPYMYYYNFGDFHVVGASPEILVRQEKRGEDRLVTIRPLAGTRPRGNTPERDAALATELLNDPKEIAEHVMLIDLARNDVGRIAQIGSVVVTDKMVIEKYSHVQHIVSSVEGKLKPDMTNFDVLRATFPAGTLSGAPKVRAMELIDELEPVKRGLYGGAVGYLSFTGEMDLAITIRTGVIANGNLYVQAAAGVVADSVPESEWQETENKARAVLRAAEQVQDGLDSDF from the coding sequence ATGACCGAACTCGAATTCCAGTCCCTCGCCAACGAGGGTTTCAATCGCATCCCGCTGATCGCCGAAGCACTCGCCGACCTCGAAACGCCGCTGTCGCTGTACCTGAAGCTCGCGCAGAGCGAGCGCAACGGCGCGAACTCGTTCCTGCTGGAGTCGGTGGTGGGCGGCGAACGCTTCGGGCGTTATTCGTTCATCGGCCTGCCGGCGCGGACTCTCGTGCGCACGCGCAACGGCGTGTCGGAAGTGGTGCGCGACGGCAAGGTCGTCGAAACGCACGACGGCGATCCGCTCGCGTTCATCCAGCAGTTCCAGGCGCGCTTCAAGGTCGCGCAACGCCCGGGACTGCCGCGCTTCACGGGCGGTCTCGCCGGCTACTTCGGCTATGACGCGGTGCGCTACATCGAGAAGAAGCTTGCGTACAGCGCGCCGAAGGACGATCTGAACCTGCCCGACATCCAGCTGCTGCTGACCGAGGAAGTCGCCGTCATCGACAACCTGGCGGGCAAGCTCTATCTGGTGGTCTACGCGGACCCGACCCAGGCCGAGGCCTACACGAAAGCGAAGCAACGTCTGCGCGAACTGCGCCAGCGGCTGCACGCCACCGTCGAGCCGCCCGTCGTGTCGGCCAGCGTACGCACCGAGATCTACCGCGAATTCGCGAAAGACGATTACCTGACCGCCGTGCGCAAGGCGAAGGAATACATCGCCGCCGGCGAGCTGATGCAGGTGCAGGTCGGCCAGCGCCTGACCAAGCCGTATCGCGACAATCCGCTGTCGCTGTATCGCGCGCTGCGCTCGCTGAATCCGTCGCCGTACATGTACTACTACAACTTCGGCGACTTCCACGTGGTCGGCGCGTCGCCGGAAATTCTGGTGCGTCAGGAAAAACGCGGCGAGGACCGCCTCGTCACGATCCGCCCGCTCGCCGGCACGCGACCGCGCGGCAACACGCCCGAGCGCGACGCCGCGCTCGCGACCGAGCTGCTGAACGACCCGAAGGAAATCGCCGAGCACGTGATGCTGATCGACCTCGCGCGCAACGACGTCGGCCGCATCGCGCAGATCGGCTCGGTCGTCGTGACCGACAAGATGGTGATCGAGAAGTACTCGCACGTGCAGCACATCGTCAGCTCGGTCGAAGGCAAGCTGAAGCCCGACATGACCAATTTCGACGTGCTGCGCGCCACCTTTCCGGCCGGCACGCTGTCAGGTGCGCCGAAGGTCCGCGCGATGGAGCTGATCGACGAGCTCGAGCCCGTCAAGCGCGGGCTGTACGGCGGGGCGGTCGGCTATCTGTCGTTCACCGGCGAGATGGATCTGGCCATCACGATCCGCACCGGCGTGATCGCGAACGGCAATCTGTATGTGCAGGCGGC
- a CDS encoding phosphoglycolate phosphatase — MTAPYPPPTFTGPRLEAAIIDLDGTMIDTADDFTAGLNGMLAQLDAEETTREEVVGYVGKGSEHLIRSVLAPRFEAEHAQERFDEALAIYQAEYAKINGLHTRLYPDVEAGLRALRDAGLKLACVTNKPHRFALELLQQYRLAPYFSVVLGGDSLAKKKPDPLPMLTAAAQLGVEPSATVAIGDSENDALAGRAAGMATLTVPYGYNHGQAIQTIKSDGIVASLLDAAKAIAAHQSTT; from the coding sequence ATGACCGCTCCATATCCGCCCCCGACCTTCACCGGCCCGCGCCTCGAAGCCGCGATCATCGACCTGGACGGCACGATGATCGACACCGCCGATGACTTCACCGCCGGCCTGAACGGCATGCTCGCTCAGCTCGACGCGGAAGAAACCACGCGCGAGGAAGTGGTCGGCTATGTCGGCAAGGGTTCGGAGCATCTGATCCGCAGCGTGCTCGCACCGCGCTTCGAAGCCGAGCATGCGCAAGAGCGCTTCGATGAAGCGCTCGCGATCTATCAGGCCGAGTACGCGAAGATCAACGGTCTGCACACGCGGCTTTATCCGGACGTCGAAGCCGGTCTGCGCGCGCTGCGCGACGCGGGCCTGAAGCTCGCCTGCGTGACCAACAAGCCGCACCGCTTCGCGCTCGAGCTGCTGCAGCAGTACCGGCTTGCGCCGTATTTCAGCGTCGTGCTCGGCGGCGACAGTCTCGCGAAGAAGAAGCCGGACCCGCTGCCGATGCTGACCGCCGCCGCGCAACTCGGCGTCGAGCCGAGCGCCACGGTCGCGATAGGCGACTCGGAAAACGACGCGCTGGCGGGCCGCGCGGCCGGCATGGCGACCCTGACGGTACCCTACGGCTACAACCACGGCCAAGCTATACAAACGATAAAATCCGATGGTATAGTTGCCTCGCTGCTCGACGCCGCCAAGGCGATCGCAGCGCACCAATCCACGACTTGA